Sequence from the Besnoitia besnoiti strain Bb-Ger1 chromosome Unknown contig00014, whole genome shotgun sequence genome:
aggcgcggcagagactgCCAAAGGCTGCCCAGGAGCTGCGGGGGCCGCGGCCCACGCAGGAGACTCAGAGGCCCGAGggtcgcgagcgcgccgggcgaggcTGGGAAGTGGCGGCGGCATCTCTTCAGCCTCGAGTCTCGGCTCGCCAGAGCGGTGCATGTGCTCACCGTCCCGTCCCGCCTCTAGGCCAAaagcgcccgcagcagctgagtgcagagacgaggcggcagcgagcggcgagggcggagaggaagaagaaggagacgccgcacgcggccgcgagccagCCAGAGACGGCTCGGACTTTGCGCGGTAGATGCGCTCGAAAATCGAGAGGCACGCtgcatcttcttcttcggtGGTTGGAGGCGGAACGGAAGGGGCAGGATACGGTGATgacgcggcgagaaggcggactTGAGTTGTGAATGATAAAATCGTCTGAAAGTCCGCCGGGCTGGGAGGCGCACGCAGTTTCTCTGTGTACGACAGTTTTCCAAGGCAAGCCAGCGAAGTTCAGTTCTTCTGGCCGCCTCTGTTCttgtttctcttcttttgaGGGTCCTGCACTCTTTGAAATGCCAAAGCTCTGCTCGCGAAAGCGTGCGCAAGCCGGAAACCGCCGGGGAAATCAGGCTGTCCGAGCGGCATGCGCGGCTCACACTGAACGCCCGCATTTTTGGCGACAATGATAGATCACTCTACCTGATTCTCATGTGGCGTCAGTACACGACAAAACATTTTAGAGATACAAGAGGTATATCACCTCCACAATGCTCTGTCGATGCGCCCAGCCGATGGTCATGAACCCGCCGAGAGAACTTTGATCTCGTTACCTCTTGTCCCCCTGTAGACAGTGCTGCGGCTTCCGGCGCTCATCCTCCTTCGTCGgtctcctcgtccgcgtccCCCGCTCTCGTGAAAATGAAAAACTGTGATGAGGAAGTGCAGGAAAAGCTGGAGGAGCACTACTGCGAAGCGAAAAGATGTCCAGCCCCAATACAAATACAGGTATCACGCTGCTGAAGTCAGACTCGAGGTGTACGCTCATGGGCAAGCAACCGCGTATTCACGTTTGAGTTGGCGCAGCCAACTCAAATTcagagcgacgcaggaagCAAGTAAACGTTAACCACGGCACCTTCGCGCAGGGTAGCGCGGTGTTTCCATGTTGAGTCAAAGATGTAAAGACCGTCTGAACCATCGGCTGGATTACGGGGCCgggagctgcatgcgcttggCCCAGATCTGCAGAATGTCGCTGTAGCTCAAACGGAAGATGCAAGCGCCTCAAGGATAGGTGTGTGACTGTCCAACGTGGaactttttttttcgcgatTGCTTACGAGTCGACACAATCCGACAGGTAAATACTGCGTTtcgtgcatgcgcctctTGCATGCACAGCATGCACGGTTCCGACTTGACTCTGCGCAATTGCGAAGCCTCTGCCGTGGAGTAGAGGGGACTGGAGAGACAACCAGAGTCGCAGTCGTTCAAAACAGTCGTGTCCACGGTCGTTGCCACACATGCTGATTGTCGTGTAGAGTCTGCAGAGGTATATGCGAGGAGCTCTGCGTACGTAACGGGGAACGGCTGCTTCGCGACGACGTCCATAGCGGTACAGATCCGACGCAAAACATTGATTAATACACTTTCTCAAAAACATCGGTGCCTGTTTTGCGTTTTGCAACAGTGTCAGCGGCTGTTCGAGGGACACCAACGTAGATCTCCCTGTCTCTAAGCAAGCGACGGCAGCAACAATCTGCTATCGGCGTTCCGAGCACATATCTGAACGCGCGTCGTTTGCCGCCCGAAGTTGTTTTCATCTCAGCTGGGCACCATGTTTGCAGCTTCCACGCACGGAGACTCGCAATTTCCAATCAGTTTTGAAGGCCTTTCTGGGGCACGTGATGCTTCTGTGCGCCGACGGACACCAGGAGCCTACCGGTATCCTAAACAGGCTATTGTAGCGAATCCAATCCCTCATTGGTCGCGCGAAAACTGATTTAAGGTTCCAGGTTGCCGAATCCAGTGCAAGCTATCGATAGCAGACGcactccccccgcccccccgacTTTGCTTCCGTGGCTCCGGTAGGCTGTGTACTGTTACGGCCTTAtgccttctgcgcgtctcctcgtcatCACTGCCTCTATGAAGTCTGCTGCGACACCTAACGATTCTCCTTGTTTCGCCTGATGCAGGCAATCCTACGCAGCCCCGTGCGATTGACTCTGCTTCAAAGCACTCTTCCATCCACAAACGCCGTGTCCCATCTGTTCGCGCATCGAGTGCGCAGCCGCTGTGTGAAGCGAAAACAAATTTCAAAAGGAAACCGGTAGGTGCGCTGAACACAGACGCACGTGTGTGCAGACTTTGTTGGGCGCAGCTCCACTGTGTTTGTTCTCTCCGGAAAACGACGAAAAACCCATTGCTGCCGATCCCCGGGCAAACAGTGTCACCCGCAGAAGACCCGTCCCCCCCTCTTTGCGACGAAGACCCTGGCAAACGGTCGCAACTCAGTCGACTTGGTCGCGCGAAGAATTCCGCGCAACGTGATCGGAAAGATCCTACAGAaacggcgaggcagagacacgAAACCCTCAGAATGTGAGCtgagagacggcgcgcgaagaacgcTACGGCTCGTTCCATGCGAAAAAAGGTTCTAAAGAAATCGCAACATGCGTCATACAAAAACGTGTTTACCCCAAACTTTGCTGGCGCCGTCTGCACACTGAAGACGGCCTCCGCATCTCCCGCTGGCATTCTCTCGCGAACAGGAGAAACCGGGCACCCTGTGTCTATCATTTGCATCGTTAGGCGAGTCTAGAATCCCTGTCACCATAGCTCAACTCCCCCCGCGATTCAAGGGCCTCGACTCCGCCGTTTCATTCTGCACATCGCCCTCGCcatcgccctcgccctcgggtCTGAGGGCTTCCCGCgctccccccctcttccGCCTGCATCAATGCGTCTCTTGTTCACAGCGCTTGCCTCGTGTGTCGGCTATcccagcagacgcagaaactCGTCGTAGTTAATGAAGCCATCCTTGTCCTCGTCAACAGCTTGAATCTGTTTCAAAACAGCTCTGTAGAGCGGCAGATTCGCTGCTGTGACGCGCTCAAGGTCCATTAGAAATCCCTCCCCTTCTCCGAGCTCAAGCTCCGCGCCGGGATCGCAAACGCCGTCCTCGAACCCTCCAACGCCTGTTCCCCTTGCGCAatcgcccgcaggcgacgcgctcaTCGGATACGGCGAGTATGCAAATGAAGCGCCGCTtgcagccggcggcgtggacgcgtacgacgcacgcgccggcggcacacaccacgaggacggcggaggcgaatgAGGGGAagccagcgacgcaggctGGAGAGTCAGAAGCCCCAGAAGATCGCGGTAGCTCACCAGGCCGTCAAAGCTACGGTCGAAGTACCGAAATGCCGCcctgaaaaagaaaacacaaAGAACGCCTCTGCGTAAGATGTCTTGCCGTGATGTGCTGACCCCCAAGCGCCTACAAGATTGATCAGAAACATAGATAGACAGGCAGACAGATACACGTACAGATACTAAGGTACGCATCTTCCACCGCAAACGTCGTTCCCCGCAGGTAAGCACGACTATATCaatacatacacatgtaAGCAGCTTTCTCTTTACAGCCTTTCGAAGCAGGACACCCAGAGCATGCAACGaatgcagcagctgcggcacaCCCTAACGCAGGTGCAATCATAGCGTCGGTGCGGTGAATCCGAAGCGATGGCTGGCATGTCGGCAGCCGGTACAAACGGGCACaatttacatatatatacatatataggaGTAACATCTGTATGTACATATGGGGCGTGCACACGTGCCGTGATATCTGGTGGCTGTGGCTTCTTCGCATACGCACCGGCTGAGGGCTTCTCGCTCTGCAAGATCCACATCGGCGAGCGTGGCGGCCAGGAACTCGACGAACTCGATGCTCCCGCTCCCGTCGGTGTCTAGCCCGGCGATAACGTCGTCGATCGTCCACAGGTCGTCTTGGTCTCTGTTTTGAGGcactgcgtcgcccgcagtcCCTTCGGTCGCTCGGGCGTGTgtgcagagcgccgcgcgagtccACGGGGGGGCGCGGGGCAAGGCAAAATACTCGCAGAGGAcgtcgggcggcgcgacgccaaGTAGCGCATGCAGGTTCATCAGGTACGGCAAAATCTGGTCGACTGCAGgcccgtcgccgtccgcgtctccggcgctcgccagcctcaGCAGCGAGTGGAGACTGGGCGGCAAGGCCGCactggcgagcggcgccgcggcgagaacCGAGATGCGCTCTGGACGATCCGCGACGAaccgcgcgagggcgtcggCTGCCTCGGTCGCACTCGTCTCCCTCGACCTCTGCTCCGGgggctcgcgctcgccccctGTGGGGTCGCCGTCGACCGGGAGACTCGCCTGTGAACTGCAGCACGAAAGCGCCTCGCGTTTGCCCGACACGCTGCTGAACGCAAGCGAAGCAGTTGAATCCGACGCGTGAAGGCCAACGCATCCCGAGGGGACCAAAGcctcctgcttcgcctgcaCCATTACCCAGCAGCTGCACTCCGTCGTGACCATCTCGCGCGCCACGTTCAGACCCCACACGAAGTCGTCCGCTGAAGCCCAGAAACAGCGAAACACCACACAGACACAAACAGGCAATGCGCGCGCCGGCACCCTATTCGGACACAGTCCAACTCTCTTGCTTCAAGCGCCTCGATCCCCGCACACCACTTCATATTCATCTGTATGGCGCGCAGGCAACGATGTGTCTAACGCGCCCCGGAGCGTGAGCGTTCGACAACAGTCCAGCCTAGAACGCGAAGGACCTCTGTGGGTGTGCATAGGTGGAGGTAGCCCGCTGCGCCATGCACACCGTAGGCACGCAAGCGAACGACCGCGTGGGTCACTCCGGAAGGCgttgccgcgtcgccttaCGTGCAAGCGTGCCTCTGTGGCGCCTGTCTAGGGCGCAGAAGACCTCCCGCAGAATCCGGACTTCGAGCTCGTCTTCCATCTCGCGAGCGAGAACggtgcggagggcgcgctgaAGTGggccgagcgcggcgaagcagcgccacgcggtggcgctgagcagcagcaggaagcgGCAGCGAAACACGCCCGCCTCTTCCGGCTTCACTGGGCACAGCGACGCGGGCACCCGACTCAGACACGGCGTcaactgcggcggcggcagctcgcctggcggagacgacaacggggccgccggcgggaCGAACGCGCTGGGGGCGCCGGCAGACACGCCAGCAACGCACGGGCTCGGCGATTGAGACGGCGGATGCAGCTGAGGCAGCGGACAGAAGACCCCTGGCGGCTGTGTCGCAGCGCCcgaggacgcgcgggagGGCGACTTGGCTGACGAGAGTCGCGTGCCATACTGGCGTTCAGTCAGCTCCGCTGAAGATGCGGCGTCCCAGCATGCAttcggcgagagagagctggCCGGACAGCCTGCTTGCTCACTGACAGCGGCAGCCGGGGGAccgggaggcgacgagggagtcACGGTTGTTGCCACGAATACCGTTGTTTGTACGCCTGCACAAGGCGTTTCAGCAGATTGACCCtgagcgccttcgcgttcTCCCTCTTGcggtcctctctctcgcatcCGATCAAGCGCGGGCCGGTTCTGGGCAGttctcgcctcgtcgtcccgCTCGAGCACGCACTCTTTTGCCGCTTcggcctggcgccgcgccccgtCGGCGCCCAAGCCGGGGGCCGCGCCCGAAGCACTCGCAGCCTGTGCGGACGAGCGCCCGACGAAGATCTCCGtttctcgcttctcgccgccctcgacgaGGCTGCCCAAAGCACCCCGCCTCGAGGATTTCTGGAGCGCTCCGTCTAGccaagccgccgctgcaggcggctggacggcgaccgcgggcCGAAACGCGCCGGAGACCGGGCTGATCCACGAAgccggcgacggaggcggcgaagacgagccgGCGCCCCCGCCCGAGGCGACCGACGGcaccagcgaggcggagggcgccagggcgtccgccgcgcggactGTGGAGCCCATCCCGCCCGTGCAcggctccccccccccccacgcgggcgcgaagccgccgtcgctgctcgGCTGTCCAAAGCGAAGCCGAGCCTCCTGTGCACCCAGGTTGAACGCCGGACTCGACACCGAGCGAGGCATCGACATCCGAGGGCCGGGCActgaagaaaagaaaagccAGCACATCGAGCAAGCGTGCACGGCGGAGCACACCCAGGCATCGGCTCCGCAGCCGAACGCAGACAGGCGGAGCGACGGAAACCGCACAGAGGTGTCACGTACTCTAGCCTCACGCAGAGGCATTTGCTGGTGCATGCTCCCGGAGAGCGCCTTCTTCAACCCGTGTCGAGAAAACGTGGACGAGGAAGCAACTGCACACGCACCTACATCATTGGCTGCCCCTTAATGATCATCATCCTCCTTACACCCATGCATGCCAAATGTAAATACATCTGCGAGTCTGGACGGCTACCTGGCGGCAGCCCCTGCGGCATCCGCGCGTCTGCAAACGCTCGTAGGAactctcgcccgcctcgtttCTCCTGGTGCTTCATTCACCGACGATGCGGACAGATATCTAAGCTCGTTGCCTCCTGGCCTCATGCATGTATATCTTATTACAGCAGAAATGAGTTACAGAAATTTATACAGAGACAGGTCGGTCGGTGCCTAGGTTCCTGTGGATGTGGGttgcggagaaggcgagtgAGCAATTCCGAAAGCTTTACTGAGACGTCCCAGCTCGCGTGCACGTCTTTTCACCTGTCCAGCTACATGCTACTGTGGAGTGTCGCTTTGCGTACTCTCTGATAGGAGCTGCCTTTGCACAGTGGCAAACCAAGGGTGGGTGAGCGTCGTTGCGGCATCCATGCGTCGTAGCACGCCTCGCTCCCACGTTTTCCTCTTCCCCTCCTTCTCCTGGTCGCCTCCCTCAGCGCACCTGGCGCCCGTTTGCAGGCTGCCCTCAGCCGGAGTCGCGGTCGGTGCAGGGAAACACGAcacggcctccgcgggctgCCCAGCAATCCCCTCGAAAGAGTCCTgcatcgtcgcctctccagaTGCACCGTCCCTGCTCAATGGACATCCACTCGGGGGCCCGggtgacgaagaagaagcggcggacggagaggacgaacgcggcgcagaaggcagcggTGAAGGGAGTGGCGACGAGGGtagcgaagacgacggaggaagcgacgaggcggaagacgccggcgacgaccACGGCGCaaagggcgacgccgcgcacaTGAACGACCCTGGGACTGCAGTTGCTCTTGTCACGGAGAGGAAATCGACGGACAgcggtcgcgccgctgcccctGAGAGCGACGCCAGATCTTCGTAcgacgccggcagagacgcagagtaGAACGGCGACGCATTCGACAGAAACGGGTTGTACAGAAGCCGCCGAATCAAGTCCTTGCACTCCTCGGACACGTGCTGCCAGCAAGGCTGGAGAAACTGCACAGGGCTTGTCAAAATCTGAAACGAAACACacaggcacacacacacacacacacacacacacacacacacacacacacacacacacacacacacacacacacacacacgccacCATCCCAATGTGCCTCTGCTGATATAAAAATAATTCCACCGCATACGGAGACGCATCTAAGAGGTGGGGGGTATCTCTCTTCTGCTCAAAAAGGAGAGCCTCCTCGTCATGGTTCAGGGTTCAACTCTTTCGTCAGTCTGCCTACCGCCTAATCGACAGCCAGCTCCCACCATTTACAACGCTCTCTGGCGTCCGCGCATCTCTCTATTCTCCCGGCCGTCCCTCGAAACGCAACACGCCCCATGCGTCAGCAACAGGTACCAGCTGAAGGGACAAACGAACGCCACGGGGATGGAATCGGTGCTGCGCCGACACGCGCCCGCGTGGGCGTGCCTTTTTCTCACCTTTGAGGCGACTTCAGCTTCGGTGTTTCCGTCGAAGGGCGGGACTCCGGAAATGAGCATGAAGAGAACGACTCCAGCGGCCCACATATCTGATTGAACCTCGTCGTACTGAAGGCCTTTGAGAACGAACGGCGAAAGGTAGTAAATCGTCCCGACTTGCGTGGTCATCGCCCCGGTCGACGAGATCCCCGCGCTCGAAAaggtgcgcgccgcgaatCGCTGACACaggacagagagagcgacagagacAAAACAGGAGGCGTTTTCAAACCCTTTCCTACTCGGCTTTCTCCAGGCGCATAAGTGTCGGGGAGACCCAAGAACGAAAgcaagagaaggcgaggTGCTAGCCTGTCGGAAGAAAAATGGTGGCTGGCGGAGATACAGACGCCAAGCACCTCCCctgccagcgccgcccgagGGCAGACCGGGCGTGCCCTTGCAGCACGACACGAGAGACAAATGCGACCCCGATATACTCTGCAATTActgatagatagatagatagatagatagatagatagatagatagatagatagatagatagatagatagatagatagatagatagatagatagatagatagatagatagatagatagatagatagatagatagatagatagatagatagatagatagatagatagatagatagatagatatagatagatagatatagaaatgaatgaatatatatatatatgtatatgatGTGTATTGTATTTGTACATGTATACGCATGCATGGAGACGTGTGTCAtacggcgcagacgcacgacCTGCTGGCAACGCTGGTTTTCTGAGAAGCGGGGTGCTTTTCGGTCGCACCCGTCGAAtgcggcgttcgccgccgGTGCCGCCAGGAGTGAATCTCCGAGCGAAGCCGAAGTCGACGAGGGCGATGTTGTCAAGCATTTTGGCGCTCGGCCCGCGAGTCGCGGACGCATACTGagcgtggcgccgcgccgggagTCCAGAGAGgagggcctcgtcgccgcgggactgcgggcgcggcgcgccgtccaGCGCCCCAGCATCGAAGCTGCGGTCGCTATGAAGCGTCGGCGCGAAGTTCCGGtgcctgccgccgtcgccgagcgcgcggacCGGGTCGTCAGTCTCCTCCTCTGGGAAGGGATGGACAAGCAGGAGGTTCTCCAGCTTGATGTCCCTGTGGGCGATGCCCTTTTGGTGGAGGTAGGAGAGAGCCGAGAAAAGCTGCACCATGAACCTCGCGGCTTGCGCCTCGGAGCAGATCGGCGTCTCGTCCTCAACTCCTGGGgcttctccgtcgcgtcgcgcttcctccttgccggcggcctcggtccccgcctctgcctctacctttgcctctgcctcctcctcttctgtgcgcgcctcgccctgggCGGAGTCGCCGCCCGTTTCGGtgtctcggcggcggcggcgcgcggcgcgggcgtcctGCCGCGCGTGGAGCCAGGAAAGcaagtcgccgccgcggcagtaCTCGAGGACTAGGTAGATGTTTTTGTGGTCCTCGAAGGTCTCGTAGAGTCGCGCAATGTTTGGGTGGTCAAGCTGCCGGCAGAGGGCGATTTCGTGGCGAAATCGGGGCAGCTCCGCGCAGTGCGTCTCCTTGCAGACTCGCTTCACGACCCGCTCCAGACCTGAGAAGCGCTCGACCGCCGTCTGCACAGTCCCCCAGGTGCCCACGCCAATCACCTCGCCGACCTGGAAACGACACTCCACCCGAATGAAACAACACGGGGTGTgcgacgcacgcggaagACCCGTCCTCACGAGAGCGGGAAAAGCGAGGAaaggacggaggcggcgggacgAACGTGGAACACACGTGACCACACAGACGTCAGAGACACTCGGAACGGCGGCAGGAGCTCGATGTCTGCGAGTCGGCCGGAGAGACACTAGACGgcagaagggagagaaaaccTGGACTCCAACTCGTGCAGCGAAAAAAGAGGCCATGCGAACAACGACGAAAACGGATTCTCCGCAAAAACAGACACCAACACGCAAAGGCTCTCGCAGGCACACGCCAAAAAACCAGTTTGTTGTCCGCCCCCATGAATACATACATCTCCACCTCtctacaaatatatatatatatatacatatattctTTAGAAAGCACACGAACATGCACATGTGCACAAGGCGCAGTCTCcctctgcatgcatacataaaTCTGAGTGGCTAAGCGTCCCGCAGCGACCTAGCACGAGTATCACCCGCCGTGGACCCCCCGCTGACCTGCACAGCCGCTCGTGAGCGCACATACGAAGATGCAGATCTCATTCTTACATGGTAGCAGGTGTTGATTGGAAGCGTGCTGCTGCAAaccagctgctggcgcttgAGGACGCAGCCCTCACTGCGGACGCGCTTCATTTGGCCAAGCGCGAGCGAGTTCCCCGTCGCACTGAGCTCGCCCTGCGCAGGGCGTTTGGTCGAGAGCTCTCGGGGAATCTCCGAATCCCGACttccgctctgcgcctcgctctgaGCCTCACCGCCGCGCCACCCCGGAGGCAGGGCCGTAGCGCCTGCATTCGCACGGGCACTTATGCGCGAGGCATCTGCGTCTGACGTCGATTCGGTTCGTGCGGCGGCTTCGGGTGCCTCGCCTGGGCGGAGATCGCTCGGGCtgaaggccgcggctgcctcagCTGGACGCGCCGAAGCGTTCCAGCAGGAGCCGTCGggacgcgacgcggcggggagCGGAGGCCCGCGATCGGTCGCCGCGAGGAACTCGTCGTAAGCCATCGCGCGAGCGCATGACGCAGAGGCGATCGCagctcgagagagagagagagaggcgcaaaGTGGAGTCGTAGACCCCCGGAGATGAGAGGCAACCCTACGCTGGCGAGGCGACcacaggcgaaggcgagagaggaaaaggcaGTTCGGAGAAAACGGCAGTTCGGGTGAAGAGACAGTcctgaggcggaggcggacgcagcggcgacacGACGAGAAACAGGCAAACAGGCCCGCCCACCCCTGGTGCGTAGTCAGCTCTGAGTTAGAGAGAGACTGAGAAAGAAGAGTCCGCGGGATCCTCGAGTCTTGCCTGTGGATGCTAGAGTCCAGGCACGTTCCCTTTGACTCAACGTGTCTTTCAGTCTGCGAGAAATTCCCTTCCTTCTGCCTCAAAAAGGCACCTCATACAGACACACGCAGTCAGGATCAaccgagctgcgcgcgcctctacgctctgaagcagagagacaaaAAAACCCATAATAGATACTCGCGTGTTATGCAGGTGCCTAGGCAGCCGTACGGCTTCAGTTTGGCGTTGATCGAGGAGCGTCAAAGTTCACATCGAAGTGCAGCCGCCAGGAAGGTCTATCCACCGGCGCACACGGGCATGCAGCgaaaagaaggcggagcCGTCAAAGATAGACGCGCAGTGCCTCGCGTCGCAATCAGGATCAGCGAGGAAAACGTGTCGACGACGACATGAAGCAGCTACGGTGGACGAAAATCGAGAGAAAGATTTAGGAAAGGCAAAAGCGCGTCGAAAAGGGGCCTCGAGCGGCGCTCACAGTCCACAGAGCGCACTCGAGGTATTACTTGTATTCGAAAtacgagagacgagagactgACGGGCGAACGCTTCACAACAAACAGGTCTGAGTTCGAATTCATTCGAGCTCTGGAAAACAGAACATCGGTGCATCTCTCCATCGCTCGAAGAAGAGTTCAGTGGATCACCGCCGTTGGAACCGAAAGTGGtaagagaggcgaggcaaTCCCCCTGCCACGTGTCGGGGAGAAGCCTTTCCTGTCCGAAATCAGCGTTGAGCCCTCTTGCGGACTCTATCTTCCCCGGTTTTCCAGACTTTTCGGGGTGCGTTCGCCGTCGAGAACCGAATTGGTGATgaaagcggaggcagacTGGACTGCATCGActccgcacgcgcctcgTGTGGCGTGTGCCTCGGCGGGCATGCAGAAGTAAGCCAAGCCGCGATCTGCTTTCTCTTCCTGGCGCTAGGACTCGACTGTCCTCCTCTATCTCTCTTGCCTTCTACCTCTGTTTTTGCTTCTCAGCATGTCCCTTTCAGGCTTTGCTTGATGCACACGCGACCGCACTCTGTCGTTTCCTCGCGTTTGTCTGGTTTTttcgctctccctctctgctgcgttgCGCTAGGGCGGGATTCGACGCCGCTTGTCTCGAGGCCTCTCGGTGCGCATCTATGCCGGCCGCGGACAatcgtctctctgtctgcctgcAGGGGTGGGGTTGAGGCGTGTCGCTCGACCTCCGTCTTCTCCGACTGAGTCGAAGACTTTTCTCaagtcgttttcctcctctctctcgcattTGCTTTGTGTCGGGCTCTTTCCGCGCTtcccttctgcttctgctcGTGGGTGTTCATTTGCCGAATACCGCGCgactgcgc
This genomic interval carries:
- a CDS encoding uncharacterized protein (encoded by transcript BESB_024790), with product MAYDEFLAATDRGPPLPAASRPDGSCWNASARPAEAAAAFSPSDLRPGEAPEAAARTESTSDADASRISARANAGATALPPGWRGGEAQSEAQSGSRDSEIPRELSTKRPAQGELSATGNSLALGQMKRVRSEGCVLKRQQLVCSSTLPINTCYHVGEVIGVGTWGTVQTAVERFSGLERVVKRVCKETHCAELPRFRHEIALCRQLDHPNIARLYETFEDHKNIYLVLEYCRGGDLLSWLHARQDARAARRRRRDTETGGDSAQGEARTEEEEAEAKVEAEAGTEAAGKEEARRDGEAPGVEDETPICSEAQAARFMVQLFSALSYLHQKGIAHRDIKLENLLLVHPFPEEETDDPVRALGDGGRHRNFAPTLHSDRSFDAGALDGAPRPQSRGDEALLSGLPARRHAQYASATRGPSAKMLDNIALVDFGFARRFTPGGTGGERRIRRRFAARTFSSAGISSTGAMTTQVGTIYYLSPFVLKGLQYDEVQSDMWAAGVVLFMLISGVPPFDGNTEAEVASKILTSPVQFLQPCWQHVSEECKDLIRRLLYNPFLSNASPFYSASLPASYEDLASLSGAAARPLSVDFLSVTRATAVPGSFMCAASPFAPWSSPASSASSLPPSSSLPSSPLPSPLPSAPRSSSPSAASSSSPGPPSGCPLSRDGASGEATMQDSFEGIAGQPAEAVSCFPAPTATPAEGSLQTGARCAEGGDQEKEGKRKTWERGVLRRMDAATTLTHPWFATVQRQLLSEMPGPRMSMPRSVSSPAFNLGAQEARLRFGQPSSDGGFAPAWGGGEPCTGGMGSTVRAADALAPSASLVPSVASGGGAGSSSPPPSPASWISPVSGAFRPAVAVQPPAAAAWLDGALQKSSRRGALGSLVEGGEKRETEIFVGRSSAQAASASGAAPGLGADGARRQAEAAKECVLERDDEARTAQNRPALDRMRERGPQEGEREGAQGQSAETPCAGVQTTVFVATTVTPSSPPGPPAAAVSEQAGCPASSLSPNACWDAASSAELTERQYGTRLSSAKSPSRASSGAATQPPGVFCPLPQLHPPSQSPSPCVAGVSAGAPSAFVPPAAPLSSPPGELPPPQLTPCLSRVPASLCPVKPEEAGVFRCRFLLLLSATAWRCFAALGPLQRALRTVLAREMEDELEVRILREVFCALDRRHRGTLAPDDFVWGLNVAREMVTTECSCWVMVQAKQEALVPSGCVGLHASDSTASLAFSSVSGKREALSCCSSQASLPVDGDPTGGEREPPEQRSRETSATEAADALARFVADRPERISVLAAAPLASAALPPSLHSLLRLASAGDADGDGPAVDQILPYLMNLHALLGVAPPDVLCEYFALPRAPPWTRAALCTHARATEGTAGDAVPQNRDQDDLWTIDDVIAGLDTDGSGSIEFVEFLAATLADVDLAEREALSRAAFRYFDRSFDGLVSYRDLLGLLTLQPASLASPHSPPPSSWCVPPARASYASTPPAASGASFAYSPYPMSASPAGDCARGTGVGGFEDGVCDPGAELELGEGEGFLMDLERVTAANLPLYRAVLKQIQAVDEDKDGFINYDEFLRLLG